Proteins from a genomic interval of Musa acuminata AAA Group cultivar baxijiao chromosome BXJ1-9, Cavendish_Baxijiao_AAA, whole genome shotgun sequence:
- the LOC103997630 gene encoding probable arabinose 5-phosphate isomerase has product MGSLPPPMPDLPGSAGKIDTGELGLLFQAQRRNLEHFFDHLDLAQAAHFAQTLLDAPGAIFFSGVGKSGIVAHKLAQTLASLGFARASFLNPVDALHGDLGAVFPGDLLVLISKSGASEELLTLVPCARSKGARLLSLTSAADGSGNPLSALCDVNVHLPLQRELCPFGLAPVTSAAIQMVFGDTVVAALMAARRLTKEQYAANHPAGKIGKSLIFKVKDVMKKNTEIPLCKEGDMIMDQLTELTSKGCGCLLVVDEEFHLIGTFTDGDLRRTLKANGADIFNLTVGEMCNRNPRTISPDAMAVEAMQKMESPPSAVQFLPVVNDRNIVIGIITLHGLVSAGL; this is encoded by the exons ATGGGATCTTTGCCGCCCCCAATGCCGGACCTCCCGGGATCCGCCGGGAAGATTGACACCGGCGAGCTCGGCCTCCTGTTCCAGGCGCAGCGCCGCAATCTGGAGCACTTCTTCGACCACCTCGACCTCGCCCAGGCGGCGCACTTCGCCCAGACCCTCCTTGACGCCCCCGGCGCCATATTCTTTTCCGGCGTCGGCAAGTCCGGCATCGTCGCCCACAAGCTCGCCCAGACCCTCGCCTCCCTCGGCTTCGCTCGCGCCTCCTTCCTCAACCCCGTCGACGCCCTCCACGGCGACCTCGGCGCAGTTTTCCCGGGCGACCTCCTGGTCCTGATCTCCAAGTCCGGCGCCTCCGAGGAGCTCCTCACCCTCGTCCCTTGCGCCCGGTCCAAGGGGGCGCGCCTCCTTTCGCTCACCTCTGCGGCCGATGGCTCCGGCAACCCCCTCTCCGCCCTCTGCGACGTCAATGTGCACCTCCCCCTCCAGCGCGAGCTCTGCCCCTTCGGTCTCGCGCCGGTCACCTCGGCGGCGATCCAGATGGTGTTCGGGGACACCGTCGTCGCTGCCCTCATGGCCGCGCGTCGGCTCACTAAAGAGCAGTACGCGGCCAACCACCCCGCCGGAAAGATTGGGAAAAGCCTCATCTTTAAG GTGAAGGATGTAATGAAGAAGAATACTGAGATTCCTTTGTGCAAGGAAGGAGACATGATAATGGATCAGTTGACAGAGTTGACAAGCAAAGGGTGTGGATGTCTGCTCGTCGTCGATGAGGAGTTTCATCTAATTGGAACCTTTACGGATGGTGACCTCCGGCGCACGCTCAAGGCCAATGGTGCCGACATCTTCAATCTCACAGTTGGTGAGATGTGCAACAG AAATCCAAGAACAATCAGCCCGGACGCCATGGCAGTCGAGGCAATGCAGAAGATGGAATCACCCCCTTCTGCTGTGCAGTTCTTACCTGTCGTCAATGACCGCAACATCGTGATTGGTATCATCACCTTGCATGGACTGGTTTCAGCAGGCTTGTGA
- the LOC135592906 gene encoding uncharacterized protein At4g06744-like: MDFGRSFRFVRLVFLSVLLVPTVSSSSGSDREALEIGIGIGVGVGGGAAPSTPQPECSPPPPRQPQPSDFENILQYRAYFVIQRFKQTVTCDPKNKTGSWTGFRICNNDGRGYQGFYCETPPGLSNTRTIASVDFNGFTLSAPTVCGFVDQLPDLALFHANSNSFGGTVPALANLPFFYELDLSNNRLSGGFPASVLPLVDLAFLDLRYNGYAGPVPPAVFLIRTDVLFLNNNGFTQNIPANLGSTTAAYLTLANNDFTGPIPSSIGKACDTLIEVLFLGNRLSGCLPYETGLLKRATVFDAGSNQITGPIPLSLGCLQKVEQLNLAGNLLYGEVPDVVCQLAKYGHLANLSLSDNYFTSVAPSCAGLIQQKVLDVRKNCIPGLPNQRPPEACAWFLNRPKITCPNAQYIPCHLPWAGRDALDSAASSAPAVDGAGDKSPASGYTTYKALRHHDEP; the protein is encoded by the coding sequence ATGGATTTTGGACGCAGCTTCCGGTTCGTGCGATTAGTATTCCTGTCTGTACTGCTCGTTCCCACCGTAAGCAGCAGCAGTGGCAGCGACAGAGAAGCCCTCGAGATCGGCATCGGCATCGGCGTCGGTGTCGGTGGTGGCGCTGCACCTTCGACACCTCAGCCCGAgtgctctcctcctcctccgcggcagccgcagccgagcGACTTCGAGAACATCCTGCAGTACCGCGCGTACTTCGTCATCCAGCGCTTCAAGCAGACCGTCACCTGCGACCCCAAGAACAAGACCGGCTCCTGGACGGGGttccgcatctgcaacaacgacgGCCGCGGCTACCAAGGCTTCTACTGCGAGACCCCGCCGGGGCTTAGCAACACGCGCACCATCGCCTCCGTTGACTTCAACGGATTCACCCTCTCCGCCCCTACCGTCTGCGGCTTCGTCGACCAGCTTCCCGACCTTGCGCTCTTCCACGCCAACTCCAACAGCTTCGGCGGCACCGTCCCCGCCCTCGCCAACCTCCCCTTCTTCTACGAGCTCGACCTTAGCAACAACCGCCTCTCCGGCGGCTTCCCCGCCAGCGTGCTCCCACTCGTGGACCTCGCCTTCCTCGACCTCCGCTACAACGGCTACGCCGGCCCCGTCCCACCCGCCGTCTTCCTCATCCGCACCGATGTGCTCTTCCTCAACAACAACGGGTTCACCCAGAACATCCCGGCCAACCTCGGCAGCACCACCGCCGCCTACCTCACCCTCGCCAACAACGACTTCACCGGCCCCATCCCCAGCTCCATCGGCAAGGCCTGCGACACCCTGATCGAGGTCCTGTTCCTCGGCAACCGGCTCTCCGGCTGCCTCCCCTACGAAACAGGGCTGCTGAAGAGGGCCACGGTGTTCGACGCCGGGTCCAACCAGATCACCGGCCCCATCCCCCTCTCCTTGGGGTGCTTGCAGAAGGTGGAACAGCTCAACCTGGCGGGGAATCTGCTCTACGGGGAGGTGCCGGACGTGGTGTGCCAGCTGGCTAAGTACGGCCACCTGGCGAACCTCTCGCTCTCCGACAACTACTTCACGTCGGTGGCGCCCAGCTGCGCCGGCTTGATCCAGCAGAAGGTGTTGGACGTGAGAAAGAACTGCATTCCAGGGCTGCCCAACCAGCGCCCGCCGGAGGCGTGCGCCTGGTTCCTGAACCGCCCCAAGATCACCTGCCCCAACGCCCAGTACATTCCATGCCACCTGCCGTGGGCGGGCAGGGACGCTTTGGATTCGGCCGCATCGTCGGCCCCGGCAGTGGACGGGGCCGGGGATAAAAGCCCCGCGTCTGGATACACCACCTACAAGGCCCTGCGCCACCATGACGAGCCATGA
- the LOC103997634 gene encoding probable beta-1,4-xylosyltransferase IRX14, which produces MKLSLLQNQTNRRGGGHRPPEVGGGAGQTDGILRSPSAVFWIVLHGLCCVISLVLGFRFSRLVFFLLFSSPSSTFTTSSTSTVFTSAPIIHAATTTTTMTTTTTTTTTTRTQTLAVSLPTTPPPPPTSAEASLAAANTTQSRVVVGRHGIHIRQWPYPDPTEVMQAHWIIERVQREQRLQYGVRTPRRLIVVTPTYVRTFQALHLTSLLHTLLLVPYPLTWLVIEAAPAGDSSNETTTLLARSGLPFLHISFPDPMPDNWADRRLTEARMRLRALRVVRERRMDGVVVFADDSNVHSMELFDEAQKVKWVGAVSIGILAHSGRSGAGESELSEEDKSPVPIQGPACNSSGDLVGWHIYNPLPHTGATFVGAAKTMLRAKMEWAGFVLNSRLLWREAEGKPEWVRDLDAVGKVGEQIENPLVLLKDASFIEPLGNCGKKVLLWWLRIEARHDSKFPPGWDIDPAVEATIAAKRTTWIDSPPELPSQMMVSNQESHTSRKSMPSWSKHTTRDEEKHDSSVERGQN; this is translated from the exons ATGAAGCTGTCTTTGCTCCAGAACCAGACCAACCGCCGGGGCGGTGGTCACAGGCCGCCGGAGGTCGGTGGTGGTGCCGGACAGACCGACGGCATACTCCGCTCGCCCTCCGCCGTGTTCTGGATCGTCCTCCATGGCCTCTGCTGCGTCATCAGCCTCGTCCTCGGTTTCCGCTTCTCCCGccttgtcttcttcctcctcttctcctccccaTCTTCCACCTTCACCACCTCCTCCACCTCCACCGTCTTCACCTCGGCCCCCATCATCcacgccgccaccaccaccaccaccatgaccaccaccaccactacgaCCACCACCACCCGCACTCAGACCCTGGCCGTCTCCCTCCCCACCACGCCCCCTCCCCCGCCGACGTCGGCTGAGGCGTCTCTTGCGGCGGCCAACACGACGCAGAGTCGCGTGGTGGTGGGGCGGCATGGGATCCACATCCGGCAGTGGCCGTACCCGGACCCGACGGAGGTGATGCAGGCGCACTGGATCATCGAGCGAGTGCAGCGGGAGCAACGGCTGCAGTACGGCGTGCGGACACCTCGCCGGCTCATCGTCGTGACCCCGACCTACGTCCGCACCTTCCAGGCGCTCCACCTCACCAGCCTCCTCCACACCCTCCTGCTTGTCCCCTACCCCCTCACCTGGCTCGTCATCGAGGCCGCACCAGCCGGCGATTCCTCCAACGAGACCACCACCCTCCTCGCCCGCTCTGGCCTCCCCTTCCTTCACATCTCCTTCCCGGATCCCATGCCCGACAACTGGGCCGACCGCCGCCTCACCGAAGCCCGCATGCGCCTCCGCGCCCTCAG AGTGGTGAGGGAGAGGAGAATGGACGGGGTCGTGGTTTTCGCCGACGACAGCAATGTGCACAGCATGGAGCTGTTCGACGAGgcgcagaaggtgaagtgggtggGCGCCGTCTCCATCGGAATCCTCGCCCACTCCGGGCGATCCGGGGCGGGCGAGTCGGAGCTGAGCGAGGAGGACAAATCCCCCGTGCCCATCCAAGGCCCGGCTTGCAACTCCTCTGGGGACTTGGTCGGGTGGCACATCTACAACCCTCTTCCGCACACTGGCGCCACGTTCGTTGGTGCGGCCAAAACCATGCTGCGGGCGAAGATGGAGTGGGCCGGGTTCGTGCTCAACTCGAGATTACTGTGGAGGGAGGCCGAGGGAAAGCCCGAGTGGGTTCGGGATCTCGATGCCGTCGGCAAGGTTGGAGAGCAGATTGAGAATCCGCTGGTTCTGTTGAAGGATGCCTCCTTCATCGAGCCTCTGGGGAATTGCGGTAAGAAGGTTCTTCTTTGGTGGCTCCGCATCGAAGCCCGCCATGACAGCAAGTTCCCGCCAGG ATGGGATATAGATCCTGCTGTCGAGGCAACTATTGCTGCAAAGCGCACTACATGGATCGATTCGCCACCTGAGCTTCCATCCCAAATGATGGTTAGCAATCAAGAATCACACACTTCAAGAAAGAGTATGCCATCATGGAGTAAGCACACCACTCGTGACGAAGAGAAGCATGATTCATCGGTAGAAAGAGGCCAAAACTGA